In the genome of Microbacterium paraoxydans, the window CGACCTGCTCGAGCGCTTCCAACTCGACCTGTACGACGCCGCCGTCAGGGCACGCCCTTGGCCGGGCGTGCGGACGGCGATCTTCGCGCTCATCGACACTCCGGGTTCCCGGATTCGGAGGGCGCTCACCCGGAGGTGACCACCGATGCGCGCAGCCGAGATCGATGTTCTGTTCACTGCGGACACGAAGCAGATCGAGCAGGCGGACAAGAAGATCCGCGATGTCGGCCAGCGCGTCGAGAAGAACCCGGTCGAGCTCGACGCGAACGCGAAGCCCGCGCTCGAGAGCATGGACAGGGTCGAGGCGGCGGCGAAGAAGCTCGTGTCGAAGGACACGCTGCTGACGGTCGACGCGAACATCGAGCGCGGCGAGAAGTCCCTCGACCGTGTCCAGAAGCGGCTCGACTATCTCCGGTCCGTCGAGACGACGATGGACGTGAAGGCCGACATCGCCCGCGCTGAGGCGTCGCTGTCCAAGGTGCAGCGGAACCTCGACGGTCTCAAGGCTGCACGCGCGACGATGGAGGTCGACGCCGACACGTCCGAGGCGGAGTCGGAGCTGAAGAAGCTCCCGGCCAAGGCGCAGGCCGCCGGCGACGACGCGGGCAAGGGCTTCGTCGGATCCCTCGATTCCGCGACCCGTGGCGCCGGCGAGAAGGTCGGACAGGCTGTCGGTGACGGCGTCGAGGAGACGCTCATCAAGGCACTGTCTGCGATCCCGGTGGCGGGCGGTATCGTCCTCGCCGGTGTCGCGATCGGCAAGGCGCTCATCGGCGGCTTGAACGACGGCCTGCAGATCGAAGTCGGGTACGACCGGCTGCAGGCGCTCACGGGCGTCGACGAGGCGACTGCGCTCCGTCTCGGTCGCGCTGCCGGTGAGGCGTACGCGAGCAACTTCGGCGACTCCGTCGAGGCCAACATGGACACGACTCGGCTCGCCCTGCAGTTCCGACTCATCGACTCGAAGAGCACGACGCGCGACGCGCAGCTCGTCGTCCAGGGACTCTCGGGAATCGCCGATGTGCTGAGCGAGGAGGTCGGTCCGACCGCGACCGCGGTCACGACGCTCCTCGGGTCGGGCATGGTGAAGTCGGCGCAGGAGGCGTTCGACGTCATCGCGGCCGGCGCTCGGAACGGGCTGAACCGGAACGAGGATCTGCTCGACACCCTCACGGAGTATCCGGTCGTGCTGACGCGACTCGGACTCACCGGGGAGGAGATGCTCGGCCTCATCAACCAGAGCATGCAGGCAGGCGCCCGGAACACGGACGTCGCGGCCGACGCGCTGAAGGAGTTCCAGATCCGCGCGACCGATGCGTCGGTGGCTTCGGCTGAGGGGTTCCGGATCCTCGGCCTCGACGCCGAGGCGATGACGGCGAAGATCGCTCGCGGTGGAGCGGATGCGCGGGACGGGCTCGACGAGGTCCTCACCAAGCTCCGCGAGACCGAGGACCCCGTGGCGCGGAACGCCGCGGCGGTGGCTCTGTTCGGGACGAAGGCGGAGGACCTCGGGGCCGCGCTGTTCGCTATGGACCTGTCGTCCGCGGTCGATCAGCTCGGCACCGTCACGGGTGCCGCTCAGCAGATGTTTGACACCCTCGCGGGGAACGACGCATCGAAGATCGAGCAGGCGCAGCGGAACATCGAGGTCGCGGCGGACGGCATCAAGGGTGCGCTCGCTCAGGCGTTCGCGGAGCCGCTGGGCGACTTCGCCGACTGGGTCTCCCAGAACCGCGGGCCTGTGCTCGAGTTCTTCCGGGACATGGCGGTGGGTGCGCTCGACTTCGCGATCACGGCGTCGGATGCGACCGGCGAGTTCGTGTCGGGTCCGCTGGCGGACATGGTCGACGGCTTCGTGTCGTTCCTGAAGCTGACGAACTTCGATCCGTTCAAGGACTGGACCGACCTCGACAACCTCGTCGCCGGCCTGCGTGACTTCGATGGGGTCACGGACGACGTGAGCACGAACCTCGAGGGCATGAAGGACGATCTGACCGACTGGACGGATCCGCTCATCGCGCTCGGTTACGTCAACGACGCCGCCCTGCGCACCGCGGATGCCGTGTCGCAGGTGGGGTTCTCCGCGGAGAGCGGGGCCGCCCTGCTCAGCGGGTTCGAGGTCGCGACCGATGGCACCGTCCGTGCGACGGGCGAGCTGAAGTCGCAGCTCGACGCCTCGGCGGAGGCTCTGCGGGCGGAGTACGACGCGGCGATCGCGGCGGGGGAGTCGCAGGACAACCTCCGCGGCCGGTACAACTCGACGCGTGACGCGCTGTTGAACCAGCTCACGACGATGGGGCTCACGCAGGAGCAGGCTCAGGCCCTCATCGACACGGTGCTGCAGACGCCGGAGGAAGCGTCGACGAAGTTCAGCTCGAACGCGGACTCGGAGCGCGGCAAGGTAGAGCGTCTCGGCGGGAAGATCATCACCCTTCCCGACGGGAGATCGGTAATCTACGCGAACACCAAGCCTGCGTACGACTCGCTGAACTACTTCATCCGCGACGCGAGCAATCGGGTCATCCGGGTGAAGATCGCGGCCGACGGCACCTCGATCCG includes:
- a CDS encoding phage tail tape measure protein gives rise to the protein MRAAEIDVLFTADTKQIEQADKKIRDVGQRVEKNPVELDANAKPALESMDRVEAAAKKLVSKDTLLTVDANIERGEKSLDRVQKRLDYLRSVETTMDVKADIARAEASLSKVQRNLDGLKAARATMEVDADTSEAESELKKLPAKAQAAGDDAGKGFVGSLDSATRGAGEKVGQAVGDGVEETLIKALSAIPVAGGIVLAGVAIGKALIGGLNDGLQIEVGYDRLQALTGVDEATALRLGRAAGEAYASNFGDSVEANMDTTRLALQFRLIDSKSTTRDAQLVVQGLSGIADVLSEEVGPTATAVTTLLGSGMVKSAQEAFDVIAAGARNGLNRNEDLLDTLTEYPVVLTRLGLTGEEMLGLINQSMQAGARNTDVAADALKEFQIRATDASVASAEGFRILGLDAEAMTAKIARGGADARDGLDEVLTKLRETEDPVARNAAAVALFGTKAEDLGAALFAMDLSSAVDQLGTVTGAAQQMFDTLAGNDASKIEQAQRNIEVAADGIKGALAQAFAEPLGDFADWVSQNRGPVLEFFRDMAVGALDFAITASDATGEFVSGPLADMVDGFVSFLKLTNFDPFKDWTDLDNLVAGLRDFDGVTDDVSTNLEGMKDDLTDWTDPLIALGYVNDAALRTADAVSQVGFSAESGAALLSGFEVATDGTVRATGELKSQLDASAEALRAEYDAAIAAGESQDNLRGRYNSTRDALLNQLTTMGLTQEQAQALIDTVLQTPEEASTKFSSNADSERGKVERLGGKIITLPDGRSVIYANTKPAYDSLNYFIRDASNRVIRVKIAADGTSIRMGSITASPQHDGAIVEMMAAGGLRGTGLTPMKPLAQMVPANTWRIVGDRADVPEAYIPLDGSPRSIALLMETIQRMPNFSAMAAGAVEGAPVGQALAGPDPLVGLEVSGRLVVDTSGFAQLVDARVVAASRDRKRALENGRRR